The Rhodoligotrophos appendicifer sequence CAACTCCGACAGCGCATGGATCGAGGGCGCCAAGCCAGCGCTGCAGCGCCTGCGCGAGCATTGGCGCGACGAAGAGATGGACTGCCTCATGCTCTTGGCGAGCACGGTAACCAGCATAGGCTATGATGGCGCCGGGGATTTCACCATGGACCCGTCTGGGCGGCTCGTTCGGCGGGCGCAGGGCGAGGTCGCGCCTTTTGCCTTTGCAGGCGTGTATATTGTGCACCCCCGACTTTTCCGTGATGCGCCCGACGGTGCCTTTTCGATGAATGTCTTGTGGGATCGTGCGATAGAGGCCGGACGCCTTTTTGGCCTGCGCCATGACGGCGTCTGGCTTCACGTGGGCACTCCCCAGGGCTTGATCCTGGCAGAGCAGGCTCTGCAGAAAGTGTAATCATGTCAACCTCGCACGGCACGACAGCGCCGCGCGTCTTCACCGTGCCTCCCGGCGAGCCCTTCTTGGATCGGCTTGCGGCAGCCGTCCTTTCCTCTGAGCTGGTTCCTCCTTTGCCGATCTCAGAGCCCTTCGGCTTGGCACGTACCACTATTCTCTTGCCCACCCGGCGCTCTTCCCGGGTCTTGACGGATTGTTTTCTCGCGCTCGGCGGAGGAGCCACCCTTCTTCCGCGCATCAGGCCATTGGGCGACATCGACGAGGATGAATTTGTTCTCGCCTCCGGAAACAATGTGGAGGAGCTGCATCTCCCCCCCGCTGTCTCTACGCTCGAACGGGATCTGACCCTTGCGCGCATCCTGTTGGAATGGTCGGCACGAAACCCGGACCATCTTTTAGGCCATACGCTGACCACCGGACCGGCTCAGTCCATCAAATTAGCAAAATCCCTCGGACAGCTTCTAGCCGCTTTTGAGACCGAGGGCCTGACCCTGGATATGCTTGGGGCACTTCGCGACGGCGACTATCCGGAACATCGTGCTGCGATGGTCGACTTTCTGTCCGTCGTACAAGACCTGTTGCCGCATGAGTTTGCTCAGCGCGGCGTGATTGGTGCTCTGGCTCGCAGAAATCTTCTCCTGGAGGCCGAGGCCTCCAGACTTGCCCTGACGTTGCCCAATGTCCCGATGATCGCGGCGGGCTCTACCGGCTCGATCCCGGCGACAGCTCGCCTTCTATCAGCCATATCACGACTGCCCCGGGGCGCCGTCATCCTGCCCGGTCTGGATCAAGACCTCGACGATCACAGCTGGGACCAACTCCCACCTCAGCACCCCCAATACGGGCTAAAAATGCTGCTGGAGAAGATCGGAATTGATCGGCAGGATGTTAGAGTTCTACCGGGCTGTCGTCCCTCCCGCCGAGGCCGGTTTCTGAGTGAGGTCATGCGCCCCGCTGAAACAACGGAACTGTGGCAGGCGGCGATCTCAAGTTTCACGTCCCGAGACTTGGAGGCGGCAACCAACGGCCTGGAGCTGATCCCAGCGGCCACGCACCGGGAAGAGGCTCTTTGCATTGCGATGATCATGCGCCAGGTCTTGGAGGAACCGGCTCGGCAAGCGGCATTGATCACGCCCGACAGACGGCTGGCCCGCCGGGTAGCCTCCGAACTGGCGCGGTGGAATATCTTTGTAGACGACAGTGCTGGCGTGCCGCTGTCGCAGACGTCCGCAGGATCCTTTGCATTTTTGCTCCTGGACGCCAGTTTGAACAAGTTTGCGCCAGTGCAAATGCTTGCGCTTCTGAAGCACCCCCTGGCCGCCTTTGGCTTTGAGCGTGCAGATCTGCGTCGGCGGGCTCGGTCATTCGAGATGGTCGCGTTGCGCGGACTTCGACCTCCTCCGGGCCTTCAAGGGCTGCAGAACGCTTTGCAGAACGCCCGCAAGGGCCAGCACCGCCGAAATGGAAGGATCTCGGAGCAGACGTGGATAGAGCTCGATGAGCTCATGATCGCGCTGGCGGAACGGCTTCAGCCCTTCCAGGCGGTGATGGATGGAACGGACCGAACCTCACTCCAAACTCTCACCGAAGCTCATTTGAAAGCAGCCGAGGCCTGTGCTCCTTCGGATCCCCAGGGCTGCTATCTCTGGCGGGGCGAAGAGGGCGAGGGCCTGGCGGCGCTGTTCGCAACTCTGATCGAAGCCTCGTCACACGGACCAAAAATCGAGCCATTCCTTTATCCCTCTTTGTTACGCGAAGTCATGGCTGGCCAAGTTGTGCGGCCCAATGCAAATCAGCATCCCCGTTTGTCAATTTACGGACTTCTCGAGGCGCGGCTGATCACCTCTGACGTGATCATCCTTGGCGGTCTTAACGAGGGTGTTTGGCCGCCGGAGTCCCAGGAGGACCCATGGCTGAGCCGCCCAATGCGGGCCGCTATGGGCTTACTCTCACCCGAGCGACGGCAAGGGCTTGCGGCCCATGATTTCGTCCAGGCAATGGCTGGACAGAAAGTGTACGGCACCTGGTCGGCCAAGATTGACGGCGCTCCGGCGACTGCATCTCGGTGGATACTGAGGCTAAAGGCCCTTCTGGATGCATCCAGGGCAGGACACCTGATTGCGTCCACGAGCCCCTGGGTGGCGTGGGCCCGGATGATAGACGACAGCTCGACGCCAGCTGTACTGGCGATACCGAAGCCGCGACCTGCCACTTCACTGCGCCCGCGACGTCTGAGCGTCACGGAAATTGAAACCTGGATCCGAGATCCCTATGCCATTTTTGCCAAACATATTTTGAAGCTTCGTCGGCTGGATGAACTCGATCGCATACCAGGCCCGGCGGAACGCGGCGTTCTGGTTCATGCAGCCCTCCAGCGGTTCTCGGAAAGCTATCCGGAAGCCCTTCCGCAGGACATCGAGCGCACCCTTCTGGCCTGTGGCGAGGCTGAGTTCGCTGACTGGCTTGAATATACCGACGTTCGCAGCTTTTGGTGGCCACAGTTCCAGCGCATGGCCTCTTGGTTTGCCGTAGTCGAAAGAGGTTTGCGAGAAGGCGTGTCCAGGAGCTTGGTTGAACTTGGCGGCCGGATCGAAGTGCCGGGCCCCATGGGACCCTTCGAGTTGACGGCACGAGCCGACCGATTTGATATCTTTGCAGACGGCTCAGTACGCATCCTTGATTACAAGACTGGCAGACTTCCTACGCATAAGCAGGAACAGGCAAATTTCAGTCCGCAGCTGCTGCTTGAAGTGAAAATGGCAGAACATGGAGGTTTCGAGCTCGTTGGTCCCGTGGATGTGAAAGAGTTCGCCTATGTGAGATTGAGCGGCGGTAACCCTCCGGGAGAAATCCGGACAGCACCGGCGGATGATGCCATTACGGACATGACCATGCAGGGCCTCAGTGATCTGGTGGCAGCCTACGACGACGAAAATCAGCCCTATATTCCGAGGGTCCGGATCGAGAGGCAGGACGCCGAACTCGACTATGACCACCTCTCCCGCTTCCGTGAGTGGTCCTCAATCAGCGCAGTCACCGGGACGGAGGTTGTCGATGAGTGATGCGGCGTCGACGGCAAGCGCCCTGCAATCCCGAGCCTCCAACCCCGCAGTCTCAGCATGGGTTTCCGCCAGCGCCGGATCCGGCAAGACCCGTGTCCTCGTGGATCGAGTGATTCGCCTTTTGCTGGGGGGCACAGAACCTGCCCGCATTCTATGCCTGACCTTCACCCGCGCTGCGGCCGGTGAGATGTCGAACCGCCTGTTTGCCGTGCTTAGCGGGTGGATCGGTCTTGAGGATGCAGCTCTGATCCAAAAAATCACAGAGCTGACGGGCACCGTACCGCGAGCGAGCGAGTTGAGCGCTGCTCGCCGACTTTTTACGAGAGCCTTGGAAACGCCAGGGGGCCTGAAGATTCAGACGATCCAT is a genomic window containing:
- the addB gene encoding double-strand break repair protein AddB; its protein translation is MSTSHGTTAPRVFTVPPGEPFLDRLAAAVLSSELVPPLPISEPFGLARTTILLPTRRSSRVLTDCFLALGGGATLLPRIRPLGDIDEDEFVLASGNNVEELHLPPAVSTLERDLTLARILLEWSARNPDHLLGHTLTTGPAQSIKLAKSLGQLLAAFETEGLTLDMLGALRDGDYPEHRAAMVDFLSVVQDLLPHEFAQRGVIGALARRNLLLEAEASRLALTLPNVPMIAAGSTGSIPATARLLSAISRLPRGAVILPGLDQDLDDHSWDQLPPQHPQYGLKMLLEKIGIDRQDVRVLPGCRPSRRGRFLSEVMRPAETTELWQAAISSFTSRDLEAATNGLELIPAATHREEALCIAMIMRQVLEEPARQAALITPDRRLARRVASELARWNIFVDDSAGVPLSQTSAGSFAFLLLDASLNKFAPVQMLALLKHPLAAFGFERADLRRRARSFEMVALRGLRPPPGLQGLQNALQNARKGQHRRNGRISEQTWIELDELMIALAERLQPFQAVMDGTDRTSLQTLTEAHLKAAEACAPSDPQGCYLWRGEEGEGLAALFATLIEASSHGPKIEPFLYPSLLREVMAGQVVRPNANQHPRLSIYGLLEARLITSDVIILGGLNEGVWPPESQEDPWLSRPMRAAMGLLSPERRQGLAAHDFVQAMAGQKVYGTWSAKIDGAPATASRWILRLKALLDASRAGHLIASTSPWVAWARMIDDSSTPAVLAIPKPRPATSLRPRRLSVTEIETWIRDPYAIFAKHILKLRRLDELDRIPGPAERGVLVHAALQRFSESYPEALPQDIERTLLACGEAEFADWLEYTDVRSFWWPQFQRMASWFAVVERGLREGVSRSLVELGGRIEVPGPMGPFELTARADRFDIFADGSVRILDYKTGRLPTHKQEQANFSPQLLLEVKMAEHGGFELVGPVDVKEFAYVRLSGGNPPGEIRTAPADDAITDMTMQGLSDLVAAYDDENQPYIPRVRIERQDAELDYDHLSRFREWSSISAVTGTEVVDE
- a CDS encoding nucleotidyltransferase family protein, which gives rise to MVLAAGMGQRMRPLTNDRPKPLVPVLGRPLLEHVLQRLVEDGITTAVINVHYLAEQIERYVEDISRPKIIISDERSMLLDTGGGTARALPLLGDGPFAVVNSDSAWIEGAKPALQRLREHWRDEEMDCLMLLASTVTSIGYDGAGDFTMDPSGRLVRRAQGEVAPFAFAGVYIVHPRLFRDAPDGAFSMNVLWDRAIEAGRLFGLRHDGVWLHVGTPQGLILAEQALQKV